In Anaerolineales bacterium, one DNA window encodes the following:
- a CDS encoding DUF559 domain-containing protein, whose translation MPIKNIVTDQIVTKAKLERAKELRREMTPAEKLLWQEVRANKLGVRFRRQQVIQGFIVDFYCHQAGLVVEVDGDIHDLQKEEDERREKVLTEMGLRIVRFGNDEVGRELSAVVGKIKSCIIGAGDFIHDKSRTP comes from the coding sequence ATGCCTATCAAGAATATTGTTACAGATCAAATAGTCACCAAGGCAAAACTCGAACGCGCAAAAGAATTGCGGCGTGAGATGACACCTGCGGAAAAACTGCTGTGGCAGGAAGTCCGCGCCAACAAGTTGGGAGTCCGCTTTCGGAGGCAGCAGGTCATTCAGGGATTCATTGTCGACTTTTATTGTCATCAGGCGGGACTTGTTGTGGAGGTGGATGGCGATATCCACGATCTACAGAAAGAGGAAGATGAGAGGCGGGAAAAGGTGTTAACTGAGATGGGGTTGAGGATTGTCCGCTTTGGGAATGATGAGGTTGGGAGGGAGTTGTCCGCTGTGGTGGGGAAGATAAAATCGTGTATCATTGGAGCAGGAGATTTTATTCATGACAAATCAAGAACTCCTTAG
- a CDS encoding DUF433 domain-containing protein has protein sequence MTNQELLSRITINPNMAFGKPTIRGLRYSVEWLLETLSSGMTNEEILADYEDLEAADIQAVLFYAARLSQVKRMSLVNA, from the coding sequence ATGACAAATCAAGAACTCCTTAGCCGAATTACCATCAACCCCAACATGGCGTTTGGGAAACCTACTATCCGCGGATTGCGCTACTCTGTGGAATGGCTCCTTGAAACGCTCAGTTCAGGCATGACCAATGAAGAAATCCTTGCAGATTACGAAGACTTGGAAGCCGCTGATATTCAAGCGGTCTTGTTCTATGCTGCGCGGTTAAGCCAGGTCAAGCGGATGAGTTTGGTCAACGCATGA
- a CDS encoding DUF5615 family PIN-like protein, protein MNFLIDANLPRRITRIFQDRGHTAVHTLELPEGNATADAALLDYSETNNCVITTKDSDFSTAFWLQDRPQKLLLISTGNIRNVELEALLVANFDQLISALMDNRYVELTREHVIVHA, encoded by the coding sequence ATGAATTTTCTGATCGACGCCAATCTTCCAAGACGCATCACCCGCATTTTTCAAGATCGCGGACATACCGCTGTCCACACGCTGGAATTACCCGAAGGCAATGCAACCGCAGATGCCGCGTTATTAGACTATTCCGAGACAAACAATTGTGTCATCACAACGAAGGATTCGGATTTCAGCACGGCGTTCTGGCTTCAAGACCGTCCGCAGAAACTATTGCTGATTTCCACAGGCAATATAAGAAACGTCGAACTGGAAGCTTTGTTGGTTGCAAATTTTGATCAGTTGATCTCTGCATTGATGGATAATCGGTATGTCGAATTGACTCGAGAGCATGTAATTGTCCATGCATAA
- a CDS encoding DUF2283 domain-containing protein: MKVNYDSKTDILTIIFTETLVAESDEDKPGVILDYDDKGNLVSLEILDASRRVNVPSKIEYQVSPLAG, translated from the coding sequence ATGAAAGTCAATTACGATAGCAAAACCGACATCCTTACTATTATTTTCACTGAGACTCTTGTCGCCGAGAGCGATGAAGATAAGCCAGGTGTGATTCTCGATTATGATGATAAAGGCAATCTTGTCTCACTGGAAATTCTGGATGCGTCACGGCGAGTCAATGTGCCGAGCAAAATTGAATACCAAGTCTCGCCATTGGCGGGCTAG
- a CDS encoding DUF559 domain-containing protein, which yields MPIKNIVTGQKVAKEKLERAKELRREMTPAEKILWQELRANKLGVRFRRQQVIQGFIVDFYCHKSALVVEVDGDSQPPPSFGHLPQIRQNLILPRFNRHN from the coding sequence ATGCCGATCAAGAATATCGTCACTGGTCAAAAGGTCGCCAAAGAAAAACTGGAACGCGCCAAAGAACTGCGCCGCGAGATGACGCCTGCTGAGAAAATTCTGTGGCAGGAACTACGGGCAAATAAGTTGGGTGTTCGTTTTAGAAGACAACAAGTTATTCAGGGATTCATTGTTGACTTTTACTGTCACAAGTCCGCGCTGGTTGTTGAGGTGGATGGGGATAGCCAGCCCCCTCCGTCCTTCGGACACCTCCCCCAAATACGACAGAACTTGATCTTGCCCCGGTTTAATAGACACAATTAA
- a CDS encoding IS3 family transposase, which yields MRYKFIREHCQEYSVKRMCQVLGVTRSGYYAWQPEAVGPREVENRILVEQIRAEYKLSRETYGSPRIQAGLQRRGFACGRHRVARLMRREGIRPQKRRRWRPITTQRQPGVIPAPNYLNQDFSASAANQKWVSDFTYIDTAEGWLYLAVVLDLFSRKVVGWAMAAQMDATLVEAALDMALQGRQPQASLLHHSDQGSQYTSAAYQSSLADAHIQASMSRVGNCYDNAVAESFFATLKVECVTSQFATQAVARTTIFEYIEVWYNRQRLHSSLGYLSPVEFEQQSGL from the coding sequence ATGAGATACAAATTCATTCGGGAGCATTGCCAGGAGTATAGCGTCAAGCGGATGTGCCAGGTATTGGGTGTGACGCGAAGTGGGTACTATGCCTGGCAGCCAGAAGCAGTCGGTCCGCGAGAGGTGGAGAATCGGATTCTGGTGGAGCAGATCCGGGCAGAATACAAACTGAGTCGCGAGACCTATGGCAGTCCGCGCATCCAGGCGGGTCTACAACGCAGAGGGTTCGCCTGTGGACGACATCGAGTCGCACGTTTGATGCGGAGAGAAGGAATTCGCCCTCAAAAACGAAGGCGCTGGCGTCCCATAACTACGCAGCGCCAGCCAGGTGTGATCCCAGCACCGAATTATCTGAACCAGGATTTTTCTGCCAGCGCGGCAAACCAGAAATGGGTGAGCGATTTCACCTACATTGATACCGCGGAAGGTTGGTTATATTTAGCAGTGGTTCTGGATTTGTTTTCACGAAAAGTAGTAGGCTGGGCGATGGCTGCACAAATGGATGCAACCCTTGTCGAGGCAGCCCTGGACATGGCTTTACAAGGACGACAACCGCAGGCAAGCCTGTTACATCATTCCGATCAAGGCAGTCAATATACCAGTGCCGCTTATCAAAGCAGTTTAGCAGATGCACATATTCAGGCGAGTATGAGCCGAGTTGGAAATTGTTATGACAATGCGGTGGCAGAAAGTTTCTTTGCTACCCTCAAGGTGGAGTGTGTGACCTCTCAATTTGCAACGCAAGCAGTAGCTCGAACAACGATTTTTGAATACATTGAGGTTTGGTACAATCGCCAACGCTTGCACTCTTCACTTGGCTACCTCAGCCCGGTTGAGTTTGAGCAACAATCTGGACTTTAA
- a CDS encoding transposase produces the protein MDEKKTRYRKYTEEFKLEALELLKSSGKSAGQIERDLGITPGLLVKWRDRYQVISQGTNPMHLEVSDFEAAKREIKRLQRRLAEVEEEREILKKTINIFSRENQ, from the coding sequence ATGGACGAAAAGAAAACAAGGTATCGGAAGTACACCGAAGAGTTCAAATTAGAGGCTCTGGAACTTTTGAAGAGCAGCGGAAAGAGTGCCGGGCAAATTGAACGCGATTTGGGGATCACGCCCGGACTGCTGGTGAAATGGCGCGATCGATACCAAGTGATATCCCAAGGGACAAACCCAATGCACTTGGAAGTTAGTGACTTTGAAGCTGCCAAGCGTGAGATCAAACGCTTGCAACGACGGTTGGCAGAAGTGGAAGAAGAGCGCGAGATCCTAAAAAAAACAATCAACATTTTCTCCCGGGAAAACCAATGA
- a CDS encoding BrnT family toxin: protein MSYEWDPSKAKSNYKKHRVKFADAVGVFEDENAITIEDDHEKEDRFITTAGIF from the coding sequence ATGAGCTACGAATGGGATCCCAGCAAGGCAAAGTCAAACTACAAGAAACATCGCGTCAAATTCGCCGATGCTGTTGGTGTATTTGAAGATGAAAATGCCATCACCATCGAAGACGATCACGAAAAAGAAGATCGTTTTATCACCACGGCAGGGATTTTCTGA
- a CDS encoding BrnA antitoxin family protein, with protein sequence MKKEYNFSKGKRGAVVPAPKGKTRITIRIDDDILDWFRGEVEAAGGGNYQTLINQALREYLNQQQQPLEELLRRVVREELHSVTE encoded by the coding sequence ATGAAGAAAGAATATAACTTTAGCAAAGGCAAACGCGGCGCGGTTGTCCCTGCACCGAAAGGCAAGACCCGTATCACCATCCGCATTGATGATGATATTCTGGATTGGTTCCGCGGCGAGGTGGAAGCGGCGGGCGGTGGAAATTACCAGACTCTGATCAATCAGGCTTTACGCGAATATCTGAATCAGCAACAACAACCGCTGGAAGAATTATTGCGGCGTGTTGTGCGCGAGGAATTGCATAGCGTGACAGAATAA
- a CDS encoding DUF2283 domain-containing protein produces MKVNYDSKTDILAIIFTDTLVAESDEDKPGVILDYDDKGNLVSLEIMGASRRVNVPSKIEYQISPVAG; encoded by the coding sequence ATGAAAGTCAATTATGATAGCAAAACCGATATCCTTGCCATTATTTTCACAGACACTCTTGTTGCTGAGAGCGATGAGGATAAGCCAGGCGTGATTCTGGATTACGACGATAAAGGTAATCTTGTCTCGCTGGAAATCATGGGTGCTTCACGGCGAGTCAATGTGCCAAGTAAAATAGAATATCAAATCTCGCCTGTGGCGGGATAG
- a CDS encoding AMP nucleosidase — protein MKTKQEIVNNWLPRYTDTPLKDFGKYILLVNFEDYLTMFSQWFNVPIRGKEKPMPNVTAEGVTLINFGMGSANAATIMDLLGAVRPKACLFLGKCGGLKRKSRVGDLILPIAAIRGEGTSNDYYPPEVPALPAFNLQKAISTTIRDHQRDYWTGTVYTTNRRVWEHDDKFKAYLRQIRAMAIDMETATLFTTGFHNEIPTGALLLVSDQPMTPGGIKTSISDKKVTQKYLDMHLRIGIDSLKQLINKGETVKHLQF, from the coding sequence ATGAAAACCAAACAAGAGATCGTCAACAACTGGCTGCCGCGCTACACCGACACCCCCCTCAAGGATTTCGGCAAATACATTCTGCTGGTCAACTTTGAAGACTACCTGACCATGTTCTCGCAATGGTTCAATGTTCCCATCCGCGGGAAGGAGAAGCCCATGCCCAATGTCACTGCCGAGGGGGTGACCCTGATCAACTTTGGGATGGGAAGCGCAAACGCCGCCACCATCATGGACCTGCTGGGTGCTGTGAGACCCAAGGCCTGTCTCTTCCTCGGGAAGTGCGGCGGACTCAAGCGAAAGAGCAGGGTCGGCGATCTGATCCTGCCGATCGCCGCCATCCGCGGCGAAGGGACATCCAACGACTACTACCCTCCCGAAGTCCCAGCCCTGCCCGCCTTCAACCTGCAAAAAGCCATCTCGACGACGATCCGCGATCACCAACGGGACTATTGGACGGGTACGGTGTACACGACCAACCGCCGCGTCTGGGAGCACGACGATAAATTCAAGGCGTACCTGCGCCAGATCCGCGCCATGGCGATCGACATGGAAACTGCCACGCTCTTCACCACCGGTTTCCATAACGAGATCCCCACGGGTGCCTTGCTATTGGTCTCCGACCAGCCCATGACGCCCGGCGGGATCAAAACCTCAATAAGCGATAAAAAAGTCACGCAGAAATATCTGGATATGCACCTGCGTATCGGCATCGATTCGCTCAAACAATTGATCAATAAAGGGGAGACGGTCAAGCACCTGCAGTTCTAA
- a CDS encoding alkaline phosphatase family protein, with the protein MSRTRILALTACILLFACQPPPARETATPIPASTTTMPPAATSTLEPAFTPAPPARRVLILSIDGLRPDAIPLAPMPNLTALMQSGAYTLSAQTTHPSATLPAHVSMLSGQCPDKHGVDWNDYLPENGYAQVTDLFDLAHAAGMQTVMYVGKEKLRQVTGPESMDIFEYINDRDLVITERLTSNFPADFGLMFVHFPTADWMGHVYGWLSGEQLSVLFRADQALGNLLVELDARGLREETLIIVTSDHGGHDTSHGSHLPEDMTIPWIASGAGVQPAALTSAVTTTDTAATAAYALNLSIPGEWDGVPVYEAFGLTMEDQTTSCR; encoded by the coding sequence ATGTCACGGACTCGAATTCTTGCCCTTACAGCTTGCATCCTCCTGTTTGCCTGCCAGCCGCCTCCCGCAAGGGAAACCGCGACTCCCATCCCGGCATCAACCACGACGATGCCTCCCGCTGCAACCTCGACTCTTGAACCCGCCTTTACGCCTGCGCCTCCCGCCCGCCGCGTGTTGATCCTGTCCATCGACGGACTCCGCCCCGATGCCATTCCGCTCGCGCCCATGCCCAACCTGACGGCCTTGATGCAAAGCGGAGCATACACACTCTCCGCGCAGACAACCCACCCGAGCGCCACCCTGCCCGCGCATGTTTCCATGCTCAGCGGGCAGTGCCCCGACAAACACGGCGTGGACTGGAACGATTATCTTCCTGAAAACGGGTACGCACAAGTCACCGATCTTTTCGACCTCGCTCATGCGGCAGGCATGCAGACCGTGATGTACGTCGGCAAGGAAAAGTTGCGGCAGGTCACCGGGCCCGAAAGCATGGATATCTTCGAATACATCAATGACCGCGATCTGGTGATTACCGAAAGATTGACCTCAAACTTCCCCGCCGACTTTGGTTTGATGTTCGTGCACTTCCCCACTGCCGATTGGATGGGGCACGTCTACGGCTGGCTTTCAGGCGAGCAATTGAGCGTGCTCTTCCGCGCAGACCAGGCGCTTGGAAACCTGCTGGTGGAACTCGATGCACGCGGCTTGCGTGAAGAAACGCTGATCATCGTCACCTCCGACCACGGCGGACATGACACATCGCACGGTTCGCACCTGCCCGAAGACATGACCATCCCGTGGATTGCCTCAGGTGCAGGCGTCCAGCCGGCTGCGCTGACGTCCGCCGTCACCACCACAGACACGGCTGCGACCGCGGCATACGCTTTGAATTTATCCATCCCTGGGGAGTGGGACGGCGTACCCGTCTATGAGGCGTTTGGTTTGACCATGGAAGACCAAACCACATCCTGCCGCTAA
- a CDS encoding VIT1/CCC1 transporter family protein, whose amino-acid sequence METTTLHDELFHHNHTDPHKRGSGISDFILGAQDGLVNVLGVVLGIAAATNDLRVVLVAGLATTFAESISMGAVAYTTTLADADLYQSEREREYRHIKEAPNLEKKEIRDIYESKGFHGDLLERIVETITANKDVWVAVMMAEEHQLSPVDRRTALRAAWVVGLSAIIGSLVPIVPFVFLPISTGMWMSVFFTALVLFGIGAYKARMTVGRPLRSGIEMTVIGIVSAMAGYLVGVLLKVPSLP is encoded by the coding sequence ATGGAAACGACAACCCTTCACGATGAACTTTTTCATCACAACCATACCGACCCGCACAAACGCGGCTCGGGAATTTCGGATTTTATTTTGGGTGCGCAGGACGGTCTGGTAAATGTCCTCGGTGTGGTGCTGGGGATTGCCGCCGCGACGAACGATCTTCGCGTGGTGCTGGTGGCGGGACTGGCGACAACCTTTGCCGAGTCCATTTCGATGGGCGCGGTGGCGTACACCACCACGCTTGCCGATGCGGATTTGTACCAAAGCGAACGCGAGCGCGAATATCGTCACATCAAGGAGGCGCCGAACCTTGAGAAAAAAGAGATCCGCGATATTTATGAAAGCAAGGGATTTCACGGAGATTTGCTCGAGCGTATTGTGGAGACCATCACGGCGAACAAGGATGTATGGGTGGCGGTGATGATGGCGGAGGAACACCAGCTTTCCCCCGTAGACCGCAGGACGGCGTTGCGCGCCGCATGGGTGGTGGGGCTTTCCGCGATCATCGGTTCGCTGGTGCCGATCGTGCCCTTTGTTTTTTTGCCCATTTCCACGGGCATGTGGATGTCGGTGTTTTTTACGGCTTTGGTGTTGTTCGGCATCGGCGCATACAAGGCGCGGATGACGGTGGGCAGGCCGCTGCGCAGCGGGATCGAAATGACGGTGATCGGGATCGTCAGCGCGATGGCGGGGTATCTAGTCGGCGTGCTTCTTAAGGTCCCGTCCCTGCCGTGA
- a CDS encoding DUF4332 domain-containing protein produces the protein MATITDIEGIGGAYATKLRKAGIRTTEALLKAGGTKKGRKELAEATGFSTKTILEWVNRADLFRVKGIGEQYSDLLEVAGVDTVVELANRKPEALLEAFAKANSGKKRLVRQLPGLSQVKAWVKNAKSLKRAIEY, from the coding sequence ATGGCAACGATCACAGATATTGAAGGGATTGGCGGCGCGTATGCCACCAAACTTCGCAAGGCAGGTATTCGTACAACGGAAGCCCTCTTGAAAGCGGGCGGCACCAAAAAAGGGCGCAAGGAACTTGCCGAAGCCACCGGCTTTAGCACAAAGACGATCCTCGAATGGGTCAACCGCGCGGACCTCTTCCGCGTGAAGGGTATCGGCGAGCAATACTCCGACCTGCTCGAAGTCGCCGGCGTGGATACGGTGGTGGAACTTGCCAACCGCAAGCCTGAAGCCCTGCTCGAAGCATTTGCAAAAGCAAATTCAGGGAAGAAAAGGCTCGTGAGGCAACTGCCGGGCTTGAGCCAGGTGAAAGCCTGGGTCAAGAACGCGAAATCGCTCAAGCGTGCGATTGAATACTAA
- a CDS encoding cyclase family protein yields MTTYIDLSHIIHDGLVTYKGLPAPIICDYLSREESQSRYAPGTEFQIGKIEMVTNTGTYVDCPFHRYEDGSDLSEVGLESFVDLEGIVIRAYHHKGLAITAETFKGRDLRGRAVLVHTGWDEHWGTDAYFEDHSFLTEDAAIHLRDCGVKLVGIDSHNIDDTRGNTRPVHSILLRAEILIAEHLCNLKNVPDEGLTFTAVPPKFKGAGTFPVRAFAKIRSQPH; encoded by the coding sequence ATGACCACCTACATTGACCTCAGCCACATCATCCACGATGGGCTCGTCACCTACAAGGGATTGCCCGCGCCGATCATCTGCGATTATCTCAGCCGTGAAGAGTCGCAGTCACGCTACGCGCCCGGCACTGAATTCCAAATCGGCAAAATTGAAATGGTGACCAATACCGGCACCTACGTGGATTGTCCGTTTCACAGATACGAAGACGGTAGTGACCTGTCCGAAGTGGGTCTGGAAAGCTTCGTTGACCTCGAAGGCATCGTCATCCGCGCGTACCATCACAAGGGACTGGCGATAACAGCAGAAACATTCAAAGGCAGGGACCTGCGCGGACGGGCGGTTCTCGTCCACACCGGCTGGGATGAACATTGGGGGACGGATGCCTATTTCGAGGATCATTCCTTCCTCACGGAGGATGCGGCAATCCATCTGCGCGATTGCGGAGTCAAACTGGTTGGCATCGACTCGCACAACATCGACGACACACGCGGCAATACAAGACCCGTCCATTCGATACTGCTGCGGGCCGAGATTCTGATCGCCGAGCATCTGTGTAATTTGAAAAACGTCCCAGATGAAGGCTTGACATTCACCGCCGTCCCGCCGAAATTCAAAGGCGCAGGCACGTTCCCGGTCCGCGCGTTTGCGAAGATACGATCACAACCACATTAA
- a CDS encoding ABC-F family ATP-binding cassette domain-containing protein gives MSLISVSSLTKSFGAFDLFANLSFTINKGARIGLVGPNGVGKTTLLRIIAGDDEASSGSVSRARGVRSGYLSQEADFKMEGTLWDACHSVFDDLVKQQEELHRLENLMATDPDVIERYGKLQEDFERRGGYTFETRIKQVLTGLGFDTEDYGLALNHLSGGQRTRAFLARLLLSDPDLLLLDEPTNHLDIRAVEWLEGYLSQWDGAAIIVSHDRYFLDKASNVILEMLPGAFELYNGNYTAYLKQREERIARRQEVFDSEKEKLLKEVEYIKKNIAGQNTLQAKGKLKRLTRIVQAIEQVGLEAVLNTKWIELGVSMTTSPFSVEEAERRVRGMQSPVRTLPNLHLRLGSEKRSGDLVIRTKDLQVGYRAEPGIPEKMLFNAPDIELRRQDCAALIGPNGAGKTTFLKTILGQVEPLAGEVTLGSSLQIGYFAQAHEGLDANRTVLQEIESVMPHWLPGQIRDYLGKYLFSGDDVYKKVDMLSGGERGRLALGKLALQDTNLLLLDEPTNHLDIPSQEVLESVLEDYPGTILLITHDRYLVDAIATQIWEINAEESSLFSFNGTYSQLRAEREKQEYEAFMAAQKAGGDSRGPGSDARKSKGASTKEERRRLAKLQELENNIAELEATLANLGAQLESPLVNAKEVAVIGKEYERVQKEMDGKLAEWENLQG, from the coding sequence ATGTCCCTCATCTCCGTCTCCTCCCTCACCAAATCATTCGGCGCGTTCGATCTCTTCGCCAACCTCTCGTTCACCATCAACAAAGGCGCACGCATCGGTCTGGTCGGTCCGAACGGCGTCGGCAAAACGACCCTGCTCCGCATCATTGCAGGCGATGATGAAGCCTCGTCGGGGTCGGTATCCCGCGCCCGCGGAGTCCGAAGTGGATATCTGTCGCAGGAGGCTGATTTCAAAATGGAGGGTACGCTTTGGGATGCGTGTCACTCCGTCTTCGATGATCTGGTCAAACAGCAGGAGGAATTGCACCGGCTTGAGAATCTCATGGCGACCGACCCCGATGTGATCGAACGCTACGGCAAGTTGCAGGAGGACTTCGAGCGGCGCGGCGGATACACCTTTGAGACGCGCATCAAGCAGGTGCTGACGGGCCTGGGATTCGACACAGAGGATTATGGACTCGCCTTGAACCACCTCTCCGGCGGACAGCGTACCCGCGCCTTTCTGGCACGCCTCCTGCTCTCGGACCCGGACCTGCTCCTACTCGATGAACCGACCAACCACCTCGACATTCGCGCCGTCGAATGGCTCGAAGGGTATTTGAGTCAATGGGACGGCGCGGCGATCATCGTTTCGCACGACCGCTATTTTCTCGATAAAGCCAGCAATGTAATTTTGGAAATGCTGCCCGGCGCGTTCGAGTTATATAACGGCAATTACACCGCTTATTTGAAACAGCGCGAGGAACGCATTGCCCGCCGGCAGGAAGTCTTCGACAGTGAGAAGGAAAAACTCCTGAAGGAAGTGGAATACATCAAGAAAAATATCGCGGGACAAAACACATTGCAGGCGAAGGGGAAACTAAAACGGCTGACCCGCATTGTGCAGGCGATCGAGCAGGTCGGGCTGGAGGCGGTGTTAAATACAAAATGGATCGAGCTGGGCGTCAGCATGACCACCAGTCCGTTCAGCGTGGAGGAGGCGGAGCGGCGTGTGCGCGGCATGCAATCCCCCGTACGGACACTGCCGAATTTGCATTTGCGCCTTGGCTCCGAAAAACGTTCGGGCGACCTGGTCATCCGTACAAAGGATCTGCAGGTTGGGTATCGCGCCGAGCCCGGCATCCCTGAAAAAATGTTGTTCAACGCGCCGGACATCGAATTGCGCCGACAGGACTGTGCGGCATTGATCGGTCCTAACGGGGCGGGAAAAACCACGTTCCTGAAAACGATCCTTGGTCAGGTCGAACCGCTGGCGGGGGAAGTGACACTTGGGTCAAGCCTGCAGATCGGATATTTCGCGCAGGCGCACGAAGGTCTCGACGCGAACCGAACGGTCCTGCAGGAGATCGAGTCGGTCATGCCGCACTGGCTGCCGGGACAGATCCGCGATTATCTTGGCAAATACCTGTTCAGCGGCGATGACGTCTACAAAAAAGTGGACATGCTCTCCGGCGGCGAGCGCGGGCGTCTGGCGCTGGGGAAACTCGCCCTGCAGGATACCAACCTGCTGTTATTGGACGAGCCGACCAACCATTTGGATATCCCCTCGCAGGAAGTTCTCGAGTCTGTGCTGGAGGATTACCCCGGCACGATCCTGCTCATCACACACGACCGTTATCTTGTGGACGCCATCGCCACGCAGATCTGGGAGATCAACGCGGAAGAGTCCAGCCTGTTTTCATTCAATGGGACCTATTCTCAATTAAGAGCAGAGCGCGAAAAGCAGGAATACGAGGCGTTCATGGCCGCGCAAAAGGCAGGCGGTGATAGTCGGGGGCCGGGAAGCGATGCCCGCAAATCCAAAGGCGCGAGCACGAAAGAGGAAAGAAGAAGGCTTGCGAAATTGCAGGAACTGGAAAACAACATCGCCGAGCTCGAAGCGACCCTCGCGAATTTGGGCGCGCAGTTGGAGAGTCCGCTGGTGAATGCGAAGGAAGTTGCCGTGATCGGAAAGGAATACGAGCGTGTTCAGAAAGAGATGGATGGGAAACTGGCAGAGTGGGAGAACCTGCAGGGATGA
- the proC gene encoding pyrroline-5-carboxylate reductase, producing the protein MLKKKIAFIGPGVMAEAMIAGLLRKKLADAKNIIASGPRGERGEELRKKYGIKATTDNSVAIHEVDVVVLSVKPQRLTEVMKGLKGIRSDALVLSIIAGATIKKIGTGLKHKAIVRSMPNTPGQIGEGITVWTASKEVTDEQQEMTRAILGALGEEVFVEDENYLDMATALSGTGPAYVFLFTEALIDAGVHMGFPRRIAEQLVLQTIKGSASFYESAARHPATLRNQVTSPGGTSAEALYYLEKAGFRTAISRAVWAAYQRSLELGKEKPGHIETDGEK; encoded by the coding sequence ATGCTTAAGAAAAAAATCGCCTTTATCGGTCCCGGCGTGATGGCGGAAGCCATGATCGCAGGTTTGTTACGCAAAAAACTTGCGGATGCAAAGAACATCATCGCCTCCGGTCCGCGCGGGGAGCGGGGCGAAGAGTTGCGCAAGAAATACGGCATCAAAGCGACAACGGACAACTCCGTCGCCATCCACGAAGTAGACGTGGTGGTTCTCTCCGTCAAACCGCAGCGGTTGACCGAAGTGATGAAGGGACTGAAAGGCATCCGCTCGGATGCGCTGGTCTTGTCCATCATTGCGGGTGCGACGATCAAGAAGATCGGCACGGGACTGAAACACAAAGCCATCGTCCGCTCGATGCCGAATACTCCGGGACAGATCGGCGAGGGAATCACAGTCTGGACTGCTTCAAAAGAAGTGACCGACGAACAGCAGGAAATGACCCGCGCCATCCTCGGCGCGCTGGGCGAGGAAGTGTTTGTAGAGGACGAGAACTATCTCGACATGGCAACCGCGCTCTCCGGGACGGGACCCGCTTATGTCTTCCTCTTCACCGAGGCATTGATCGACGCCGGCGTCCACATGGGCTTTCCGCGCCGCATTGCAGAACAGCTTGTCTTGCAGACCATCAAAGGCTCCGCATCGTTCTACGAAAGCGCGGCGAGACATCCCGCCACCTTGCGAAATCAGGTCACTTCACCGGGCGGCACATCCGCGGAGGCGTTGTATTATTTGGAGAAGGCTGGCTTCCGCACCGCCATCTCACGCGCGGTCTGGGCGGCGTATCAACGCTCGCTGGAGTTGGGAAAGGAGAAGCCCGGTCATATTGAAACGGATGGGGAGAAGTAA